In Trichocoleus desertorum NBK24, the following are encoded in one genomic region:
- a CDS encoding folylpolyglutamate synthase/dihydrofolate synthase family protein — protein MNSSKQASDAVQPDDASQFLNVDALLNRFGYFGVHLGLERIQRLLANLGNPHQQVPIIHVAGSNGKGSVCAYLSAVLAEAGYRVGRYTSPHLIDWTERICLNEQPIAPEAFAQVLRQVEAAIAPDQPSPTQFEVITAAMWLYFAQQQVDIAVVEVGLGGRLDATNVCDRPLVSVITSISREHWQRLGPTLADIAGEKAGILKPNCPAVVGPLPPEAQAVVEKRIAELNCPAVWPQPAIEIQSGWAVVSPIPNLFSSESKIQDPKSKIEYPLPLPGAVQLSNSALAIATLQILQQQGWEIPDEAIISGIAKTKWPGRLQWLTWRGHRLLVDGAHNPAGAEALRQYVDRHGDQSGEVYGDRSIVWVVGMIGTKDHKEVLQALLRPNDQLHLVPVPDHEPVDLDQLAGVAQQICPQLVACETYADLELGLQAATQNAKGVGDQPTPGALVVLAGSLYLLGDFFKRFQQDLGTV, from the coding sequence ATGAATTCGAGCAAGCAAGCGAGTGATGCAGTTCAACCTGATGATGCCAGCCAGTTCCTCAACGTGGATGCTCTGCTCAACCGCTTTGGCTATTTTGGGGTGCATCTGGGCTTAGAGCGTATCCAGCGACTCTTGGCGAACTTAGGCAATCCGCACCAGCAAGTCCCGATCATTCATGTGGCAGGGTCGAATGGGAAAGGCTCCGTTTGCGCTTATCTGTCAGCTGTGCTTGCGGAAGCTGGATATCGGGTAGGTCGCTATACCTCGCCGCACTTGATAGATTGGACTGAGCGAATTTGCCTGAATGAGCAACCCATTGCACCAGAAGCCTTTGCACAAGTTTTGCGGCAAGTGGAAGCCGCGATCGCCCCTGATCAACCTTCCCCTACCCAGTTTGAAGTCATCACTGCGGCCATGTGGCTGTATTTTGCCCAGCAGCAAGTGGATATTGCGGTAGTTGAAGTGGGGTTAGGGGGTCGCTTGGATGCCACCAATGTTTGCGATCGCCCCCTCGTCAGCGTGATTACTTCCATCAGCCGGGAACATTGGCAACGCCTTGGCCCCACCCTCGCAGACATCGCCGGAGAAAAAGCTGGCATTCTCAAGCCTAACTGTCCCGCTGTCGTTGGCCCCTTGCCTCCCGAAGCTCAAGCAGTGGTCGAAAAACGGATTGCAGAGCTGAATTGCCCTGCTGTTTGGCCGCAACCCGCGATCGAAATTCAATCTGGTTGGGCCGTAGTCTCCCCTATCCCTAACTTATTCAGTTCAGAATCCAAAATTCAAGATCCAAAATCTAAAATCGAATATCCCTTACCGCTTCCTGGCGCAGTGCAGTTGAGTAACTCCGCTTTAGCGATCGCTACGTTACAGATTTTGCAGCAGCAAGGCTGGGAGATTCCCGATGAAGCCATTATTAGTGGCATTGCTAAAACGAAATGGCCCGGACGGCTCCAGTGGCTCACTTGGCGAGGTCACCGTTTGCTAGTCGATGGTGCCCACAATCCGGCGGGAGCTGAGGCATTGCGGCAATATGTCGATCGGCATGGCGATCAATCCGGAGAAGTGTACGGCGATCGCTCCATTGTTTGGGTCGTGGGCATGATCGGCACTAAAGATCACAAAGAAGTTCTGCAAGCCTTATTGCGCCCTAACGATCAATTGCATCTAGTGCCCGTCCCAGATCATGAGCCTGTGGATCTCGACCAGTTAGCTGGTGTAGCCCAGCAAATTTGCCCTCAGTTAGTGGCCTGTGAAACTTATGCAGATTTAGAGTTGGGCCTACAAGCCGCCACCCAAAACGCCAAAGGGGTAGGCGATCAACCTACCCCCGGTGCTTTAGTTGTATTGGCTGGTTCGCTTTACTTGCTAGGTGACTTCTTTAAACGATTCCAACAGGATTTGGGTACTGTTTAA
- a CDS encoding sugar ABC transporter substrate-binding protein encodes MRRWRQFGIFALLGLLLSWVVSCGTGPASNGNNQTAGGKQEIEFWTMQLQPQFTDYFNQLIGKFETENPDIKVRWVDVPWAAMESKILTAVSAKTAPDVVNLNPGFASQLAARNAWLNLDEKIPAEVRQQYLPNIWKASTLSNQSFGIPWYLTTRVAIYNTDLLKQAGISQPPTTYAELATVAKQIKDKTGKYAFFATVVPEDSGEVMESFVQMGVQLVDDQGKAAFNTSQGKAAFQYWVDLYKSGALPREVLTQGHRHAIDLYQQGETAILASGAEFLNTIAKNAPAVAQASASAPQITGDTGKKNVAVMNLVVPRDTKHPDAAVKFALYVTNNDNQLTFAKEANVLPSTVQALEDSYFKTLPTNATPVDKARSISAEQMKDAEVLVPAMKDVKQLQKTIYDNLQAAMLDEKTVDQAIADAEKEWNQRRGA; translated from the coding sequence ATGAGACGTTGGAGACAATTTGGCATTTTTGCCTTACTGGGTTTGCTTTTGAGTTGGGTGGTGAGTTGTGGCACAGGCCCCGCCTCTAATGGCAATAATCAAACTGCCGGAGGAAAGCAAGAAATTGAGTTCTGGACGATGCAGTTGCAGCCTCAATTTACCGACTATTTCAACCAACTAATTGGTAAGTTTGAAACCGAAAATCCTGATATCAAAGTGCGCTGGGTCGATGTGCCCTGGGCAGCAATGGAGAGCAAAATTCTCACCGCTGTTTCAGCCAAGACTGCCCCTGATGTGGTCAACCTCAATCCAGGCTTTGCCTCTCAGCTTGCCGCTCGCAATGCCTGGTTAAACTTGGATGAAAAAATTCCCGCCGAGGTGCGCCAGCAATATCTTCCTAATATTTGGAAAGCCAGCACGCTGAGTAATCAAAGCTTTGGCATTCCTTGGTATCTGACGACGCGAGTGGCGATTTACAACACTGACTTGTTGAAACAAGCAGGAATTAGCCAACCACCAACCACCTACGCTGAACTAGCCACAGTCGCTAAACAAATTAAAGACAAAACGGGTAAGTACGCCTTTTTTGCCACGGTCGTCCCGGAAGACTCTGGCGAGGTGATGGAATCTTTTGTGCAGATGGGCGTGCAGTTAGTCGATGACCAAGGCAAAGCCGCTTTTAATACCTCCCAAGGTAAAGCTGCTTTTCAGTATTGGGTCGATTTGTATAAGAGTGGCGCGTTACCTCGCGAAGTGCTGACCCAAGGCCACCGCCACGCCATTGACCTATATCAGCAAGGCGAGACTGCGATCCTGGCCTCTGGCGCAGAATTCCTCAACACGATCGCGAAAAATGCTCCTGCTGTAGCTCAAGCCTCTGCTTCTGCCCCTCAAATCACCGGAGATACGGGCAAGAAAAATGTGGCCGTGATGAATCTAGTGGTTCCCCGCGACACCAAGCATCCTGACGCAGCCGTAAAGTTTGCTTTGTACGTCACCAACAATGACAACCAACTCACCTTTGCCAAGGAAGCAAATGTGTTGCCCTCGACCGTACAAGCGCTAGAGGATAGCTACTTCAAAACCCTACCAACTAACGCTACTCCGGTAGACAAAGCTCGCTCTATTAGTGCAGAGCAGATGAAAGACGCAGAAGTGTTGGTGCCCGCTATGAAGGACGTGAAGCAACTGCAAAAAACCATTTACGACAATTTGCAAGCTGCCATGCTGGATGAAAAAACCGTTGATCAAGCGATCGCGGATGCCGAGAAAGAGTGGAACCAACGCAGGGGAGCTTAA
- the purT gene encoding formate-dependent phosphoribosylglycinamide formyltransferase, with protein sequence MNAVPSRQESQAWGTPLTSSGRRLMLLGSGELGKEVAIEAMRLGLEVIAVDFYANAPAMQIAHRSHEVDMLDGAKLRRLIEREKPDWIVPEVEAIATATLVELEQEGWRVIPTARATNLTMNREGIRRLAAEELGLKTSPYRFANSEAEYQQAIAELGLPCVVKPVMSSSGKGQSIVRTEAEIDAAWQYAQSGGRTQHRRIIVEGFVEFHTEITLLTVRAVDGTHFCPPIGHIQVDGDYRESWQPCPLNPDTLEQCHAIGQQITEALGGWGLFGVELFIQGDPAGAQTVYFSEVSPRPHDTGMVTMISQNMSEFELHVRAIAGLPIGEIELIRPGASAVILASEAGDAPRYVGVDAALQVPTSKIRIFGKPLCHRQRRMGVALALGTTTDEARERAKASAATVKIVV encoded by the coding sequence ATGAATGCTGTGCCATCACGCCAGGAAAGCCAAGCCTGGGGAACTCCATTAACCTCAAGTGGGCGACGACTCATGTTGCTAGGCTCTGGAGAGTTAGGCAAAGAAGTTGCGATCGAGGCGATGCGGTTGGGGCTGGAGGTGATTGCGGTTGATTTCTACGCCAACGCCCCCGCGATGCAGATAGCGCATCGATCGCATGAAGTGGATATGTTAGATGGCGCGAAGTTGCGGCGCTTAATTGAGCGGGAAAAACCAGATTGGATTGTGCCCGAAGTAGAAGCGATCGCCACTGCGACCCTGGTCGAGCTAGAGCAGGAAGGCTGGCGCGTGATTCCCACCGCACGGGCCACAAACTTGACCATGAATCGTGAAGGCATTCGGCGCTTAGCGGCTGAGGAGCTGGGATTAAAGACTTCGCCTTATCGTTTCGCAAATAGCGAGGCGGAATATCAGCAGGCGATCGCGGAACTGGGGCTACCTTGTGTCGTCAAACCCGTCATGAGTTCTTCGGGGAAGGGGCAAAGTATTGTCCGAACTGAGGCTGAAATTGATGCCGCTTGGCAATACGCCCAGTCGGGAGGCCGAACCCAACACCGCCGGATTATTGTGGAAGGGTTTGTCGAGTTCCACACGGAAATCACCTTGCTGACGGTGCGGGCGGTAGATGGCACTCATTTTTGTCCTCCCATTGGGCACATTCAGGTAGATGGGGACTACCGGGAGTCTTGGCAACCTTGCCCGTTGAACCCAGACACGTTGGAGCAGTGCCACGCAATTGGTCAGCAAATCACGGAAGCACTGGGGGGCTGGGGCCTTTTTGGGGTGGAGCTGTTTATTCAAGGTGATCCAGCAGGAGCGCAAACGGTTTACTTCAGTGAAGTCAGCCCTCGCCCCCACGATACAGGGATGGTGACGATGATTAGCCAGAATATGTCAGAGTTTGAGCTGCATGTCCGGGCGATCGCAGGGCTACCCATTGGCGAAATTGAACTAATTCGACCGGGAGCTTCCGCCGTGATTTTAGCGTCTGAAGCAGGTGACGCTCCGCGCTATGTCGGGGTAGATGCAGCTTTACAAGTGCCGACCAGTAAAATTCGGATTTTTGGTAAGCCTTTGTGTCATCGCCAGCGACGTATGGGTGTTGCTTTAGCTTTAGGGACAACAACCGACGAAGCCAGAGAACGAGCCAAAGCTAGTGCAGCTACCGTCAAAATTGTGGTGTAG
- the pilM gene encoding type IV pilus assembly protein PilM produces the protein MVNTLKGLFSKRTKGVGIEITPERVNIAQVRKQGQAFKLVTLSSVEVPEGIFQEGQIADPTAMAGLIQSALAENKIKVKRAATAIPAREAVTRLIPVPAELDDRELREMVLNQEAGLYLTFPREEADVDYQKLGFFVDEDGIEKVQVLLVATRKEVTDTYISTFEQAGLKLDVLETSSFALIRTIREQLRQFAPQEAVAIADVQFESTEISIVVDGVPQFSRTVPIGTFQIQSALSRAMNLPPSRNTDLLQGMTIPITPTDTIGGTTKMGGTNPGTAAMLRVLGELADELRRSIDFYLNQGENLEVAQLLLAGPGGGIGQLDEFFTQRLSLPASQVDPIAALSLEVEQEIPLVQRPGLGVVLGLGLREI, from the coding sequence GTGGTTAACACATTGAAAGGTCTATTTTCAAAGCGTACGAAAGGGGTTGGCATAGAGATCACCCCCGAACGAGTTAATATTGCCCAAGTGCGAAAGCAGGGACAGGCATTCAAATTAGTCACTCTGTCTTCTGTAGAGGTGCCAGAGGGAATATTTCAGGAGGGCCAAATTGCTGACCCGACTGCAATGGCTGGCTTGATTCAATCTGCCTTGGCTGAAAACAAAATTAAAGTCAAGCGTGCAGCGACAGCGATCCCAGCACGGGAAGCGGTCACTCGCCTCATTCCCGTCCCGGCTGAATTGGATGACCGGGAGCTGCGGGAAATGGTCTTGAATCAAGAAGCAGGTCTTTATTTGACCTTTCCTAGAGAAGAGGCTGATGTCGATTACCAAAAGCTCGGCTTCTTTGTAGATGAGGATGGCATTGAAAAGGTTCAAGTTTTGCTCGTCGCCACGCGCAAGGAAGTTACAGATACTTATATCAGTACGTTTGAGCAAGCGGGGTTGAAACTGGACGTTTTAGAAACTAGCAGCTTCGCCTTGATCCGGACAATTCGAGAGCAACTGCGGCAATTTGCTCCTCAAGAGGCAGTAGCGATCGCTGACGTTCAGTTTGAAAGTACAGAAATTTCTATTGTGGTGGATGGGGTGCCCCAATTTTCCCGCACCGTTCCCATTGGCACGTTCCAAATTCAGAGTGCCTTAAGTCGGGCCATGAACCTACCCCCTAGTCGCAATACTGATTTGCTTCAAGGTATGACGATTCCAATCACTCCCACCGATACTATTGGTGGCACAACTAAAATGGGGGGTACCAATCCAGGTACGGCTGCCATGCTGAGAGTTCTAGGAGAACTAGCAGATGAGCTACGTCGTTCCATCGATTTCTATCTCAACCAAGGTGAAAACTTGGAAGTGGCGCAACTCCTTTTGGCAGGCCCAGGAGGCGGAATTGGTCAGTTAGATGAATTTTTCACTCAACGACTCAGTTTGCCTGCAAGTCAGGTTGACCCAATTGCAGCGCTTTCATTAGAGGTTGAACAAGAAATTCCCCTGGTTCAACGACCTGGATTAGGGGTAGTGCTAGGTCTAGGATTGCGGGAGATCTGA
- a CDS encoding PilN domain-containing protein: MYSLDVNFLNDRPEYRPDVGGGPARPKATPGSMAPLFLGVAAGVFLPVAMVVLWLVLQNKNAELVTRIDTLNVQLGELQKADEKVAAINAQASQIKAETDALATVFNQIKPWSAMLQDIRDRVPAGVQVSTIQETDAPAATPQNPSPAPRVEISGVARSFNDVNDFLLTLQKSPFLKSAETQLVGADLRDNPTQIEVRQDPTPQTTTPDVQVKLPQVVSYKIQTSLSDVPASDLLRELDRKGAVGLVTRIRTLQQKGVIQP; this comes from the coding sequence ATGTATAGTCTCGACGTTAATTTTCTCAATGACCGACCGGAATATCGACCGGATGTAGGGGGTGGGCCTGCTCGTCCTAAAGCCACGCCTGGTAGCATGGCACCCTTATTTCTAGGGGTCGCAGCGGGTGTTTTTCTTCCTGTTGCCATGGTGGTGCTGTGGCTAGTGCTACAGAACAAAAATGCAGAGCTAGTGACGCGGATTGACACTTTGAATGTGCAATTAGGGGAACTGCAAAAAGCGGATGAGAAGGTGGCTGCCATTAATGCCCAGGCAAGCCAAATTAAGGCTGAAACTGATGCGTTGGCAACAGTCTTTAATCAGATCAAGCCTTGGTCTGCTATGTTGCAGGATATTCGCGATCGCGTTCCGGCGGGGGTACAGGTAAGCACCATCCAAGAAACTGATGCTCCTGCTGCTACCCCTCAGAATCCCAGCCCTGCGCCTAGGGTGGAAATCTCAGGGGTAGCCCGCTCTTTTAACGATGTCAATGACTTCTTACTCACTTTACAGAAGTCGCCTTTTCTGAAATCCGCTGAAACGCAGTTGGTAGGCGCTGACTTAAGAGATAACCCAACTCAAATTGAGGTTCGTCAAGACCCCACGCCCCAAACCACGACTCCTGACGTCCAGGTGAAGTTGCCACAAGTGGTGTCTTATAAAATTCAAACGAGCTTGAGCGATGTTCCTGCCTCTGACTTACTGAGAGAGCTAGATCGCAAAGGGGCTGTGGGGCTGGTTACTCGTATCAGAACGCTTCAACAGAAAGGAGTCATCCAACCATGA
- a CDS encoding pilus assembly protein, with protein sequence MTISGDFVPSDGRDFGSEPAYPTIFGIALTPTVSGALVAVLGIGAAAYLLLNQVQPAWEQNQSLQAEVEQKETQIQQRGNIQKKIDAANKNLEQTQQRRTEVYALFADERTLDTLLLDLNRLVNARQAKLSSFTPSQEPATVISDGSLGAAVNGKLKRKEITVNLEGSYEQTQSIMRSIERLQPLLLVKSFNSQLDQSTQKITVDRRGRLIPVGRPETTLKTSFKLQALLPLSPQEAAAATPAPAK encoded by the coding sequence ATGACTATCAGTGGAGATTTTGTCCCTTCCGATGGCAGAGACTTTGGCTCCGAGCCTGCCTATCCTACAATCTTTGGCATCGCCTTAACTCCTACAGTAAGTGGAGCTCTGGTGGCTGTCTTAGGCATTGGAGCCGCTGCATATCTACTGCTTAACCAAGTGCAGCCAGCTTGGGAGCAGAACCAGAGCCTCCAAGCTGAAGTGGAGCAAAAAGAGACTCAAATTCAGCAACGAGGAAATATTCAGAAAAAAATTGATGCAGCTAACAAGAACCTAGAACAAACCCAACAACGCCGCACAGAGGTTTATGCTTTGTTTGCGGATGAAAGGACATTAGATACGTTGCTGCTTGATCTCAATCGCCTAGTCAATGCTAGACAGGCAAAGTTAAGTAGCTTCACCCCTTCTCAGGAACCAGCCACTGTGATTAGTGACGGTTCTTTGGGAGCAGCGGTGAATGGCAAACTGAAGCGGAAAGAGATCACCGTTAACTTGGAAGGCAGCTACGAACAAACTCAGTCAATTATGCGGAGTATTGAACGTTTACAACCGCTCCTACTAGTTAAGAGTTTCAACTCTCAACTAGACCAGTCAACGCAGAAAATTACTGTAGATCGCCGAGGCCGCTTGATTCCAGTTGGACGTCCTGAAACTACATTAAAAACATCCTTTAAGTTGCAGGCACTACTGCCACTGAGTCCGCAGGAAGCAGCAGCAGCGACACCAGCACCTGCGAAGTAA
- a CDS encoding AMIN domain-containing protein — protein sequence MKHHLGLSSLYIGGAVIVMAAQPVWAAPATQVTGVKVNPTSGGVEVVLETRNGARPQVFTVSRGNSWVADVINTQLRLPQSESFRQDNPAPGISSVVVLPLDTNSVRVIVAGQGAAPAGQVAQRDRGGLLFSLTRPAGSETAQATPALTAQPGTGTQATPAPVPPAPAEDVLVPNPKITVDGVPVQPQSPNVAPPFLPRAVAPPVGDIVVSNVDAAASAIDLGSAERVPRLVLRDAPVREVLSLLARAAGLNLAFSAEGGGQQQGQQAPAQPGAAGAGGPTISLDIENEPVQNVFNYVLRLSNLEANRVGQTIFVAPRLPNTARDVVVRTFRMNQVSAEQASGFLVSMGAESAVTVTQPVTTVNAIPVQGAEGAPPITQTSTTNQTVVNTLRIDTEDSNPLLRGLQVLVDTRLNSVTLVGARNLVDVASAQLVQLDLRRRQVAVNVKIIDVNLGKEERFGSSFSFGIDQSRAINAGGIGVVNFGSTSPVTAGNLTTEIVGRGPTNFGGPFGFNFVRQFLLQLQASVSNGNAKILTDPTLVVQEGQQATVNLTQQVIGDVETTISTSTPPVVTTEITKEDTGLILTVNVERIDDNGFVTLSVAPQVIALAGTDDVTLPGSGTQTIALLSERSLTSGTIRMRDGQTLILSGIIQDQDRANAQKIPILGDLPLIGALFRSTVRSNTRAEVIVLLTPQILDDSDLSTVGYNYTPSPDVRQILERGTTSNPEKN from the coding sequence GTGAAACATCATCTCGGATTGAGCAGTCTATACATTGGTGGAGCGGTCATAGTAATGGCTGCTCAGCCTGTATGGGCTGCTCCAGCAACGCAAGTGACTGGTGTAAAGGTGAATCCCACCAGTGGTGGGGTGGAGGTTGTACTGGAGACGCGCAATGGAGCCCGTCCTCAGGTTTTTACCGTTAGTCGCGGCAATAGTTGGGTGGCAGATGTGATTAATACCCAACTGCGCTTGCCACAAAGTGAAAGTTTTCGCCAAGACAATCCTGCCCCTGGCATTAGCTCTGTCGTAGTGCTGCCGCTGGATACTAATAGTGTGCGAGTGATTGTGGCGGGCCAAGGAGCGGCTCCCGCAGGTCAGGTAGCACAGCGCGATCGCGGTGGCTTGCTTTTCAGCCTTACCCGCCCCGCAGGAAGTGAAACGGCTCAAGCAACTCCTGCCCTTACGGCCCAGCCTGGTACAGGTACCCAGGCAACTCCTGCACCCGTACCCCCAGCGCCTGCTGAGGATGTTCTAGTTCCTAACCCCAAAATTACAGTAGATGGGGTGCCCGTACAGCCGCAAAGCCCGAATGTAGCTCCGCCTTTCCTGCCTAGAGCAGTCGCTCCTCCAGTAGGAGATATTGTGGTTTCCAATGTAGATGCGGCGGCATCAGCAATTGATTTAGGCAGTGCTGAGCGGGTTCCCCGGCTCGTGTTAAGAGATGCGCCAGTTCGGGAAGTCCTATCTCTATTAGCTCGTGCCGCAGGACTCAATTTGGCTTTCAGCGCTGAAGGAGGTGGGCAACAGCAAGGTCAGCAAGCCCCAGCTCAGCCAGGAGCAGCGGGAGCGGGTGGGCCAACCATCTCACTAGATATTGAGAATGAGCCTGTACAGAATGTATTTAACTATGTGCTGCGTCTGAGCAACTTAGAGGCGAACCGAGTCGGACAAACCATTTTCGTGGCTCCTCGGTTGCCCAATACTGCTAGAGATGTGGTTGTTCGTACCTTCCGGATGAACCAGGTAAGTGCAGAGCAGGCTTCCGGCTTCTTGGTCAGTATGGGCGCAGAAAGTGCGGTTACAGTGACTCAACCCGTAACGACTGTTAACGCGATTCCTGTCCAAGGAGCTGAGGGTGCGCCACCGATTACGCAAACTAGCACCACAAACCAGACGGTCGTAAACACGTTGCGGATTGATACCGAAGACTCAAATCCTTTGCTCAGGGGTTTGCAAGTCCTAGTGGATACCCGCCTCAACTCCGTGACCTTAGTAGGAGCTAGAAATCTGGTTGACGTGGCATCGGCTCAGTTAGTGCAACTCGACTTACGCCGTCGTCAAGTAGCCGTGAACGTCAAAATCATTGATGTAAACTTGGGTAAAGAAGAACGATTTGGCTCAAGTTTCTCGTTTGGAATTGACCAGAGCCGAGCTATTAATGCGGGTGGAATTGGAGTCGTAAATTTTGGCAGTACCAGCCCAGTGACCGCGGGCAACCTAACCACTGAAATTGTAGGCCGAGGACCTACCAATTTTGGTGGACCCTTCGGATTCAACTTCGTTAGGCAGTTTTTGCTACAGTTGCAAGCATCTGTTTCCAATGGTAATGCAAAGATTCTGACTGACCCGACTCTAGTAGTTCAAGAAGGTCAGCAAGCAACTGTCAATTTGACTCAACAGGTAATTGGAGACGTTGAGACTACAATTTCGACTAGCACACCTCCAGTAGTCACCACAGAAATTACCAAAGAAGATACGGGTCTGATTCTTACTGTCAATGTTGAGCGAATTGATGATAACGGCTTTGTGACTTTATCAGTTGCTCCCCAAGTAATTGCATTAGCAGGCACGGACGATGTTACATTGCCAGGATCGGGTACACAGACAATTGCTTTGCTATCAGAACGATCGCTGACTTCTGGAACCATTCGGATGCGGGATGGACAGACTTTAATTCTGTCTGGCATTATTCAAGATCAAGACAGAGCTAACGCTCAAAAAATTCCTATCTTAGGGGATTTACCTCTTATTGGTGCCTTATTCAGAAGTACTGTAAGATCCAATACTAGAGCTGAAGTGATTGTGTTGTTAACACCGCAGATCTTGGATGATTCCGATCTCTCTACTGTTGGTTATAACTACACGCCAAGTCCTGATGTGCGCCAGATTCTAGAGCGAGGTACCACCAGCAATCCTGAAAAAAACTAG
- a CDS encoding HU family DNA-binding protein has product MNKGELVDAIADKASVTKKQADAVLTAALETIVDAVSNGDKVTLVGFGSFESRERKAREGRNPKTGDKMEIPATKVPAFSAGKLFKEKVSPPEK; this is encoded by the coding sequence ATGAATAAAGGTGAATTAGTTGACGCGATCGCTGATAAGGCGAGTGTGACCAAAAAGCAAGCAGATGCAGTCTTGACGGCGGCCCTGGAAACGATTGTTGACGCAGTTTCCAATGGCGATAAAGTCACGCTGGTCGGCTTTGGCTCTTTTGAGTCACGGGAGCGCAAGGCTCGTGAGGGACGCAATCCCAAAACGGGTGACAAAATGGAAATCCCAGCTACCAAAGTCCCTGCTTTCTCAGCAGGTAAGTTATTTAAGGAGAAGGTCTCGCCCCCGGAAAAATAG
- the cobD gene encoding threonine-phosphate decarboxylase CobD, giving the protein MSRPIHGGNLAWAAALAGCPPAAILDFSASINPLGPPESAIAAIQTHLSELTAYPDPDYGQLRSVLSQTHSLPIDWLLPGNGSAELLTWACWDLSKLEVTGLVTPAFSDYSRALKAFNSSVLECPFDNFGWPILDVGLVLETLTSKISPQTSGLLLNNPHNPTGQLFSRESILPYLEQFALVVVDEAFMDFLPPGQQQSLSDVVQDYPNLVILRSLTKFYSLPGLRLGYAIAHPDRLQRWQQCRDPWPVNVLAAGAAAAVMQDVAFQEQTWAWLPTARSQLYEGLAQLPGLQPYTGAANFLLVKSAQSSVELQKKLLLRHQILIRDCLSFPELGDRYFRVAVRLEADNQRLIAGLAEIL; this is encoded by the coding sequence TTGAGCCGTCCAATTCACGGGGGGAATTTAGCTTGGGCAGCGGCGCTGGCAGGCTGTCCCCCTGCGGCTATTCTCGATTTTTCTGCCAGTATTAATCCTTTAGGTCCTCCTGAGTCTGCGATTGCGGCGATTCAGACTCACTTATCCGAGCTGACAGCCTATCCTGATCCAGACTACGGTCAACTCCGATCTGTTCTTAGCCAGACTCATAGCTTACCTATAGATTGGCTTTTGCCAGGGAATGGCTCGGCTGAATTGTTGACCTGGGCTTGCTGGGATTTATCGAAGCTGGAGGTGACTGGCTTAGTTACCCCCGCGTTTAGCGACTATTCGCGGGCACTAAAAGCATTTAACAGTTCTGTGCTTGAGTGCCCTTTCGACAATTTTGGTTGGCCGATTTTGGATGTTGGCTTGGTGCTTGAAACCCTAACATCCAAAATCTCACCTCAAACCAGCGGTTTGCTGCTCAATAATCCTCATAATCCGACCGGACAGCTATTTTCTAGAGAGAGTATCCTGCCTTATTTAGAGCAGTTTGCTTTGGTGGTGGTGGATGAAGCCTTTATGGATTTCTTGCCGCCAGGGCAGCAGCAAAGCTTGAGCGACGTAGTACAGGACTACCCCAACTTAGTGATCTTACGATCGCTGACGAAGTTCTACAGTTTGCCTGGTTTACGTTTAGGGTATGCGATCGCCCATCCTGACCGTTTGCAGCGCTGGCAGCAATGTCGTGACCCCTGGCCTGTAAATGTGCTGGCCGCAGGAGCCGCAGCCGCAGTGATGCAGGATGTCGCCTTTCAAGAGCAAACTTGGGCTTGGTTGCCAACGGCGCGATCGCAACTTTACGAAGGTTTGGCTCAATTACCAGGGCTGCAACCTTATACGGGTGCCGCCAATTTTTTATTAGTCAAGTCGGCGCAGTCGAGTGTAGAGCTGCAAAAAAAGCTGCTGCTGCGTCATCAAATTTTGATTCGGGATTGTCTCAGCTTTCCAGAATTGGGCGATCGCTATTTTCGGGTTGCCGTGCGCTTGGAGGCGGACAATCAACGATTAATCGCAGGGTTGGCTGAGATTCTTTAA